Sequence from the bacterium genome:
CATTGCGTCTGCGCTGGGTATAGGATTGGTGAGCAGAAAAAGTAAACTTCCTGAAGATACGACCATTGGGATTTTTTGGTCAATGGGAATGGCTCTAGGTGTTATCTTTATTGGGCTTACTCCAGGTTATGCCCCTGACCTTTTTAGCTACCTTTTCGGCAACATTTTAACCGTACCATTTTCCGATGTAATTCTCATGCTTATTCTAGATTTTATCATTATTGTGTCGGTGAGTTTGCTGTATAAAGAGTTTTTAGCCCTTTCTTTTGATGAGGAATTCGCAGAAATATCAGGAATTAAAGTTACGATACTTTATTTATTTCTCTTAAGTCTTGTTGCCATCACAGTGGTAATGCTTGTGAGGATTGTTGGTATTATTCTGGTAATTGCTTTATTAACGATTCCTGCTGCAATCGCAAAACAGTATACAGATAGTTTAAGGAAAATGATGTTCCTCTCTATTTTTTTTGGCGTTCTGTTTACTCTGTGTGGCTTATGGTTTTCTTACCTTTTCGACATGGCATCCGGAGCAACAATCATCCTGTTTTCAGGGTGCGCTTTTGGGATTTCTTCAACATATAAAAGTATCACTAAACGCTTGCATAATACACGCATGTAATATTTTTTTATTTAATAAATAGAAATAGCTTCTATTTAGAACAAGAGATATGAAAATTATTATTAGAGCAGGACGAATTTTAGGTATTGCATTATTCGTAAGTGGTGTCGTTCTTTATCTTTTATTTGCTTCTTTTCATCCTCTGCTTCATAATCATTCAGGCTGTGAATATAGCAACCACTGTTGCGATACGCACAGTGATTCTAACAGACATCATCCAGATTGTCCTGCCTGTAACTTTTTATTTGTAGCCGCTTTTTTTGATATACCAGAGATAGTTATTGTCCCTACTATTTCATATCATGTAGCCTTTGGAACATTTTTTGACTATCAACAACCGTACCAACAGTTATGTTATGACTGTCACTCCATCCGTGGACCTCCTATAATCTCTGTATAGGCTTTCTACGTCTGTCATAAAACTCTCCACGAATTACTTAACTTATACAGTAATGACGTTGAGTATGTTATCCACTACAATATGCAAATAGGAGTGACAAAATGCAATATTATAAAAAAGGATTTAGAAGAGTTTTAAACTGGATTCAAAGAATGAGAGGATTTTCACTGATTGAGCTTTTGGTTGTGACTGCGATTATCGCTATGCTTGCGTCAATGTTACTTCCAGCTCTTGCAAAAGCGAGGGAAGTAGCAAGAAAAGCCAAGTGTATTTCTAACCTGCGTCAGATTGGAATGGCTCTACATATGTATGCAGAGGATAATGGGGAGTATTTCCCTCATGTTCATCAGGGTCCCACATATACTGATACAGCAATGACATCAAGTCAAGAGTGGTGGGAATTTCTTGAGCCATATTCTAATGGTATATACGATTATATGAAGTGTCCTTCAGATCCTCATCGAGATGAAGCAGGTATCGAGAGCTATATATTTAATGGAATGTTTGCTTTTGGTAAAAAAATAGGACAGGTGAAGATGACAAGTGAGAGAATTATTGTTTCAGAAAGGGCAGATGAAGGTGGTGTTCTCACACATCAGGGCTATCCTGCATGGAAGACTCATGCTGAATGGCGAAGCAGTATAAAAGAAAATAGACATGGGGACGGTTCAAATTATCTCTTTGTTGATGGACATGTCAAATGGCATCGATTTGAAGAGACTATTGGGACAAGACCCAGTTGTGACATGCACTATGTTGCAGGATTTGATCATGGTGGAGCTTGGCAGGATATTGAATAACTAAAATTATCTTTGACTACATAAATAATCGTTCTAAAGTTGTACTAAATTATGACTAAACAGACCCACTAAATATATCCTATAAAGTTACAAATGTT
This genomic interval carries:
- a CDS encoding metal ABC transporter permease, with the translated sequence MIEALQYEFIRNALLAAILASIACGIIGTYVVVKRIVFISGGIAHAAFGGIGLGYFLGINPVLGVIPFSIASALGIGLVSRKSKLPEDTTIGIFWSMGMALGVIFIGLTPGYAPDLFSYLFGNILTVPFSDVILMLILDFIIIVSVSLLYKEFLALSFDEEFAEISGIKVTILYLFLLSLVAITVVMLVRIVGIILVIALLTIPAAIAKQYTDSLRKMMFLSIFFGVLFTLCGLWFSYLFDMASGATIILFSGCAFGISSTYKSITKRLHNTRM
- a CDS encoding DUF1559 domain-containing protein, whose amino-acid sequence is MQYYKKGFRRVLNWIQRMRGFSLIELLVVTAIIAMLASMLLPALAKAREVARKAKCISNLRQIGMALHMYAEDNGEYFPHVHQGPTYTDTAMTSSQEWWEFLEPYSNGIYDYMKCPSDPHRDEAGIESYIFNGMFAFGKKIGQVKMTSERIIVSERADEGGVLTHQGYPAWKTHAEWRSSIKENRHGDGSNYLFVDGHVKWHRFEETIGTRPSCDMHYVAGFDHGGAWQDIE